From a single Microbacterium murale genomic region:
- a CDS encoding LamG-like jellyroll fold domain-containing protein: MRSARSLPIRRTRLAARCTAGALTVGVAASLLLAAAPPASAQSTTDDGADLASRFTFAVLPDTQFYSRYSAEQFQPRYGTDPFATQTQWIADNAETLHIPFTAHVGDVVDRANVAAEWQAADDAISILEEAGQSYSILTGNHDVLDSSDTLVDTDYDLTAEPFLKWFGTDRAASDPSYQGSDPTGFSRYHIFEAEGQQFMVLTLPWRVSDATLAWADSVMAEHPTLPVILTSHEVLNIEADGETPRETDYGLMLWDKLIAGNDQIFLTFNGHFHGASRLTKINDFGHEVHEVLIDYQMAYEGGNGYLGLFEFDLTNGRITAQTASPWVVSKPQETLTSYDQPFLEGAQQQYGIDIDFAARFAGFDPTFGEGSTPDEPSLTQRARDILLDGFDGPDPIDTELPGDERDFVEAEGTVAHWRFNGLDGVVDADTVIEDVAGDNDLRRVDPASTNAVGAEWGDVTVESTDVHGFSSDGAAVCFADSSATRYSYLTTAADAAINDVDLSEGYTIETFVKLDADWTAAQNGWSKALVRTGNRSWTEMPPSQWDYTASPTALGISNLREFQYSSLSAEASKGDRVNWSGEIMTGSWSHVAIVNDPDTRTTTMYVDGAPVLRNAVDTVGMTWNDGMPWILGADWVDDAARNGWHGCIGETRIIDRATTPADWLTQRADLSGLQVSSAPTGMLPAGTETVTFSGMGLPGADVLVTTSDPAAGDAVAAAASTPSAASSAAAIVDADGRWTLALTGLSAGSYDAQVVQSLGARTSDPVAAQFSIAAASEPTPSPTPTAPGEGGGSGSEPGGGTGGTAEGALPATGLDQSLLMSLLALGGALLAVGATVAFRARRRTRD; the protein is encoded by the coding sequence TTGCGATCAGCACGATCACTTCCCATCCGCCGCACCCGGCTCGCGGCTCGATGTACAGCCGGCGCTCTCACCGTTGGCGTCGCCGCGAGCCTGCTCCTGGCTGCGGCGCCGCCGGCCTCAGCGCAATCCACGACCGACGACGGCGCTGACCTGGCGTCACGTTTCACCTTCGCCGTCCTGCCGGACACCCAGTTCTATTCGCGGTACTCCGCCGAGCAATTCCAGCCCCGGTACGGCACGGATCCGTTCGCCACCCAGACTCAATGGATCGCGGACAACGCAGAAACGCTGCACATCCCTTTCACTGCTCACGTCGGTGACGTCGTCGACCGCGCCAATGTCGCGGCCGAGTGGCAAGCCGCAGACGACGCCATCAGCATTCTGGAGGAGGCCGGTCAGTCGTACTCGATACTCACCGGCAACCATGATGTGCTCGACAGCAGTGACACCCTGGTCGACACGGACTACGATCTGACGGCCGAGCCGTTCCTGAAATGGTTCGGGACCGATCGTGCTGCGAGCGATCCCTCCTATCAGGGCAGTGATCCGACCGGATTCAGTCGGTACCACATCTTCGAAGCCGAGGGTCAGCAGTTCATGGTGCTGACACTCCCCTGGCGGGTCTCGGATGCCACCCTCGCCTGGGCGGACTCCGTGATGGCAGAGCATCCGACATTGCCGGTGATCCTCACCAGCCACGAGGTGCTCAACATCGAGGCCGACGGCGAGACTCCGCGCGAGACCGACTACGGACTGATGCTCTGGGACAAGCTCATCGCGGGCAACGACCAGATCTTCCTCACGTTCAACGGTCACTTCCACGGCGCGTCGCGCCTGACGAAGATCAACGACTTCGGCCACGAGGTGCACGAAGTGCTGATCGACTATCAGATGGCGTACGAGGGCGGAAACGGCTACCTCGGCCTGTTCGAGTTCGATCTGACGAACGGACGGATCACCGCCCAGACGGCTTCGCCCTGGGTGGTGTCGAAGCCACAGGAGACCCTCACCAGCTACGACCAGCCGTTCCTCGAGGGCGCACAGCAGCAGTACGGCATCGACATAGACTTCGCGGCGCGCTTCGCCGGATTCGACCCGACATTCGGCGAGGGCTCCACGCCCGATGAGCCTTCGCTGACGCAGCGCGCCAGAGACATCCTCCTGGACGGGTTCGACGGTCCTGATCCGATCGACACCGAGCTTCCCGGTGATGAGCGCGACTTCGTCGAAGCAGAAGGCACGGTCGCTCACTGGCGATTCAACGGCCTCGACGGCGTGGTAGACGCCGACACGGTCATCGAGGACGTCGCCGGCGACAACGACCTGCGGCGAGTGGACCCAGCCTCGACCAACGCGGTCGGAGCCGAGTGGGGTGACGTCACGGTCGAGAGCACCGACGTGCACGGCTTCTCGTCCGATGGTGCGGCTGTGTGCTTCGCCGACTCCTCCGCGACCCGTTACAGCTACCTGACGACCGCTGCCGATGCCGCGATCAACGATGTCGACCTCTCGGAGGGCTACACGATCGAGACATTCGTGAAACTGGATGCCGACTGGACCGCAGCGCAGAACGGCTGGTCCAAGGCTCTGGTGCGCACTGGCAACCGCTCCTGGACCGAGATGCCGCCCAGCCAGTGGGACTACACCGCGTCGCCGACGGCACTGGGCATCTCGAACCTGCGCGAGTTCCAGTACTCCAGCCTCTCCGCGGAAGCCTCCAAGGGCGACCGCGTCAACTGGTCGGGCGAGATCATGACCGGGAGCTGGTCTCACGTCGCGATCGTGAACGACCCTGACACGCGGACCACGACGATGTACGTCGACGGCGCCCCCGTTCTCCGCAACGCCGTCGACACCGTCGGCATGACATGGAATGACGGCATGCCGTGGATCCTCGGGGCGGACTGGGTCGATGACGCCGCGCGCAACGGTTGGCACGGATGCATCGGCGAGACGCGCATCATCGACCGCGCCACGACACCGGCTGATTGGCTGACGCAGCGCGCTGATCTGAGCGGACTGCAGGTCTCCTCCGCACCCACCGGAATGCTGCCCGCCGGTACAGAGACCGTGACGTTCAGCGGCATGGGTCTGCCGGGTGCCGACGTTCTCGTCACCACGTCGGATCCGGCAGCGGGCGATGCCGTGGCCGCTGCCGCGTCGACGCCATCCGCCGCTTCCTCGGCGGCTGCGATCGTGGACGCTGATGGTCGCTGGACGCTCGCTCTGACCGGACTCTCCGCCGGGTCGTACGACGCGCAGGTCGTCCAATCCTTGGGTGCACGTACGTCGGATCCGGTGGCGGCGCAGTTCTCGATCGCCGCGGCCTCCGAACCGACGCCGTCGCCCACCCCGACCGCACCAGGAGAAGGCGGTGGATCGGGTTCGGAACCCGGAGGCGGCACCGGCGGCACGGCTGAAGGCGCGCTGCCTGCCACCGGACTCGATCAGAGCCTTCTGATGTCGTTGCTCGCGTTGGGCGGTGCATTGCTGGCGGTCGGCGCGACGGTCGCTTTCCGTGCACGTCGTCGTACACGCGACTGA